From one Candidatus Methanoplasma termitum genomic stretch:
- a CDS encoding valine--tRNA ligase, translating to MFKMSQYDSISVERRWQKMWKDEEIYHFDPESEKPAYSIDNPPRYTSGSLHLGHATGYSLIDFAARYKRMRGYNVFFPLCFDVNGTPIEVKVEKKHNITKLDLPREEYRKLCSEYANGFVDEMTHHFEILGESMDPSIYYQTDAPYYRRITQISFVELFNKGMVYKAAFPINWCPRCMTALADAEVDHKDNVTKLNFIKFGIAGKSGHVMIATTRPELICTCKVVAVHPDDKEKQHLIGKELVTPIYGRKVKVIADPKVDPEFGTGNVMICTIGDKDDLEWVMKYHLEMEKGIDEAGKMTELAGKYVGMPVKEARAAIIADLKASGILVEQKDSPQQVSVCWRCSTPVEFLQVPQWFLKTLELKEQVLKRADEIKWYPEFMKIRLQDWVNSLEWDWVLSRQRIFATPVPVWECEECGEAVCATEEQCYVDPTTDAPPVEKCPKCKGKLIGCTDVFDTWMDSSGSSLYNTFWKRDDELHKKFFPMSMRPQSHDIIRTWAFYSILRAEQLEQSIPWEDIMIHGFIMAPDGTPMHSSVGNVINPIPILENHGADALRYFAASCSLGTDHAFREADVTRGKKLANKIFNIGQFVGRFFDSKPSKTGVFRESDKWIISRYSETREAVTEYLDQYQFDKALKEVESFIWHEFADNYIEMAKMRKDPAVKYTLYNVFLRSIKMLAPFMPHVTEDVYQEHFAKYEKSKSIHIMDWPSSIFVDEEAIGIGRAITEITSAIRAWKSEKKMPLNAELSKVEIIGEDVLVLEKASQDITETSKIKDLIFLKKAELKEEIVAIKPVHAKLGPAFKAQAKGIVAALSALSPKDAVNSITPAGLKITVDGEKMTLAQEFWEAEKRLTLDGKTVETIQLGNTLIVLEI from the coding sequence ATGTTCAAAATGTCACAGTACGATTCAATCTCAGTCGAGAGACGCTGGCAGAAGATGTGGAAAGACGAAGAGATCTATCACTTCGATCCGGAATCAGAAAAGCCTGCGTACAGCATCGACAATCCTCCCAGGTACACATCCGGCTCCCTCCATCTGGGTCATGCCACCGGATACTCGCTTATCGATTTCGCGGCGAGATACAAAAGGATGAGAGGCTACAACGTCTTTTTCCCGTTGTGTTTCGACGTTAACGGCACTCCTATCGAAGTAAAGGTGGAGAAGAAACACAACATCACGAAGCTCGATCTTCCAAGAGAGGAGTACAGAAAACTCTGCAGCGAGTATGCAAACGGGTTCGTAGACGAGATGACGCATCACTTTGAGATACTCGGGGAAAGTATGGATCCGAGCATCTACTATCAGACGGATGCCCCATATTACAGAAGGATCACTCAGATATCGTTCGTTGAATTATTCAACAAAGGCATGGTCTACAAAGCCGCATTCCCTATCAACTGGTGCCCAAGATGTATGACCGCTCTCGCCGACGCAGAAGTGGATCATAAGGACAACGTCACGAAATTGAATTTCATCAAGTTCGGTATCGCAGGAAAAAGCGGTCATGTGATGATCGCAACCACCAGGCCTGAGTTGATATGCACCTGCAAGGTCGTAGCCGTCCATCCGGATGATAAAGAGAAGCAGCACCTTATCGGAAAAGAGCTTGTTACCCCGATTTATGGGCGTAAAGTGAAGGTCATAGCAGATCCGAAGGTCGATCCGGAGTTCGGAACCGGGAATGTAATGATATGCACCATCGGCGACAAGGACGATCTGGAATGGGTGATGAAGTACCACCTGGAGATGGAGAAAGGTATCGACGAGGCCGGTAAGATGACCGAACTTGCCGGAAAATACGTCGGAATGCCGGTGAAGGAGGCGAGGGCGGCCATCATCGCCGATCTCAAAGCATCCGGGATATTGGTCGAACAGAAGGATTCGCCCCAGCAGGTCTCGGTCTGCTGGAGATGCAGCACGCCTGTCGAGTTCCTTCAGGTTCCTCAGTGGTTCCTGAAAACGCTTGAACTTAAAGAACAGGTGCTCAAGAGGGCCGATGAGATAAAGTGGTATCCCGAATTCATGAAAATAAGGCTTCAGGATTGGGTCAATTCTCTGGAATGGGACTGGGTCTTAAGCAGACAGCGTATCTTTGCAACACCGGTCCCCGTATGGGAATGCGAAGAATGCGGAGAGGCCGTTTGTGCGACAGAGGAGCAGTGTTATGTCGATCCGACAACGGATGCCCCGCCAGTTGAGAAGTGTCCGAAATGTAAAGGAAAACTCATCGGCTGCACCGATGTCTTCGATACATGGATGGACTCGTCCGGCTCATCGCTTTACAACACGTTCTGGAAGAGAGACGACGAACTCCATAAGAAGTTCTTCCCCATGAGCATGAGGCCGCAATCCCACGATATCATAAGGACCTGGGCATTCTATTCCATCCTCAGAGCGGAGCAGCTTGAACAATCCATCCCATGGGAGGATATCATGATACACGGATTCATCATGGCCCCGGACGGGACGCCGATGCACTCCTCGGTCGGAAATGTGATCAATCCCATCCCCATCTTAGAGAACCACGGGGCCGATGCGCTGAGGTATTTCGCCGCATCGTGTTCCCTCGGCACGGACCATGCATTCAGAGAGGCCGACGTCACAAGAGGGAAGAAGCTTGCCAACAAGATATTCAACATCGGTCAGTTCGTCGGAAGGTTCTTCGACAGCAAACCTTCTAAGACGGGAGTGTTCAGAGAATCAGATAAATGGATAATAAGCCGTTACTCCGAGACACGGGAAGCGGTGACGGAATATCTCGACCAGTATCAATTCGATAAGGCGTTGAAAGAAGTGGAGTCATTCATCTGGCATGAGTTCGCCGACAATTACATAGAAATGGCAAAGATGAGGAAAGACCCCGCAGTTAAGTACACTCTCTATAATGTTTTCCTGAGAAGCATAAAGATGCTGGCACCGTTCATGCCTCATGTTACTGAGGACGTCTATCAGGAGCATTTTGCCAAATACGAAAAGTCCAAGAGCATACACATAATGGATTGGCCGTCATCGATCTTCGTTGATGAGGAAGCGATCGGGATCGGCAGGGCGATCACAGAGATCACATCTGCGATAAGGGCCTGGAAATCGGAAAAGAAGATGCCCTTGAATGCGGAACTGTCCAAGGTCGAGATAATCGGAGAGGATGTGCTTGTGCTTGAAAAAGCATCTCAGGATATCACCGAGACATCGAAGATCAAAGACCTGATATTCCTGAAGAAGGCTGAACTGAAGGAGGAGATCGTTGCGATCAAACCCGTTCATGCAAAGCTCGGTCCGGCATTCAAGGCACAGGCAAAAGGAATAGTTGCGGCCCTTTCCGCATTGTCTCCCAAGGACGCCGTCAACTCGATCACACCGGCAGGATTAAAGATCACCGTCGACGGAGAAAAGATGACGCTGGCACAAGAGTTCTGGGAAGCTGAAAAAAGATTGACGCTCGACGGCAAAACAGTCGAGACGATCCAGCTCGGAAACACCCTGATCGTGTTGGAGATCTGA
- a CDS encoding CBS domain-containing protein, translating into MRSQLSGITVKEIMTSEFPTIGPEGRAAEALSKMKESGFQEIPVVENGNYLGMASYGSILRKGSVTPDTKVKNFIRNLPTLSMDTEITKIAEHIIANNCRQLAVINGKKIIGVVSRSSLTKVAAGMKILKDIKVWEIMTTPVESVREDGMLDDALEIMRKLDIMTVPVVDSNIMPIGIVGMKEIIDNHWKTETKSFGDFKKSSKAQITIESIYHGAVKTIEWDATIGHAASLMEENRFSTLPVVDGKELVGILTEFDIVELISASREREALFVQISGLDDEDKFYTDAMYADIEAEMTKISKIYRPQSLTIFVAKYHDAGNKNKYSLSGRLFIHGTVIDLKEVGWDLVKVNSDLMKKMGQQVTAMKDSNVSFRKRKK; encoded by the coding sequence TTGAGATCACAATTAAGCGGAATAACCGTCAAAGAGATAATGACGTCAGAATTCCCGACGATAGGCCCTGAGGGGAGGGCCGCAGAAGCTCTTTCCAAAATGAAGGAATCCGGCTTCCAGGAGATCCCCGTAGTCGAGAACGGTAACTATCTGGGGATGGCGAGTTACGGTTCAATACTGAGGAAAGGCAGTGTCACACCCGATACAAAAGTAAAGAATTTTATCAGGAACCTCCCGACCCTCTCTATGGACACGGAGATAACTAAGATAGCAGAACACATAATCGCCAACAACTGCAGACAGTTAGCCGTGATCAACGGCAAGAAGATAATTGGCGTAGTTTCGAGGAGCAGCCTTACAAAAGTGGCTGCGGGAATGAAAATATTGAAAGACATCAAGGTCTGGGAGATCATGACCACGCCCGTCGAATCGGTAAGAGAGGACGGAATGCTGGACGATGCGCTGGAGATAATGAGGAAACTGGATATCATGACGGTGCCCGTGGTCGACAGCAACATTATGCCCATAGGGATAGTCGGAATGAAAGAGATCATCGATAACCACTGGAAGACCGAAACAAAGAGTTTCGGCGACTTCAAGAAGAGTTCCAAGGCTCAGATAACCATTGAGAGCATCTATCACGGAGCAGTAAAAACGATCGAATGGGATGCGACCATCGGTCACGCCGCATCGCTTATGGAAGAGAACCGTTTCTCAACGCTGCCGGTGGTGGACGGCAAGGAACTTGTCGGAATACTCACAGAATTCGATATCGTCGAATTGATATCTGCAAGCAGGGAGAGAGAAGCCCTCTTCGTGCAGATAAGCGGGTTGGACGACGAGGATAAATTCTACACCGACGCCATGTACGCCGACATCGAGGCCGAGATGACCAAGATATCCAAGATATACAGGCCTCAGTCTCTGACGATATTCGTTGCGAAGTACCACGATGCCGGGAACAAGAACAAATACAGTCTGTCGGGAAGGCTCTTCATACATGGGACGGTCATCGACCTCAAAGAAGTGGGCTGGGATCTGGTAAAAGTGAACAGCGACCTTATGAAAAAGATGGGTCAGCAGGTCACTGCGATGAAGGATTCCAATGTCTCCTTCCGTAAAAGAAAGAAATGA
- the glyS gene encoding glycine--tRNA ligase: MNNEVNSNELLSLCKRRGFIWPSFEIYGGVAGMFDYGPLGSNMRNNIVEVWRDIYRGREGFIEIDSETVNPREVFKASGHVDEFSDLITYCTKCQSAFRADHLVKEFFDNPDVLSPKELDDAFVKHDIKCLECKGKLGPVEEFNLMFKTTIGPGSSRVGYLRPETAQGIFVNYLNLYRYNREKLPLGVIQTGRGYRNEIAPRQGMIRMREFNMMEVELFVDPTDKGWSRFPEIENDMITLVPNTGTETVTMTVGEAVEKGIIANKVLAYFVYTTQQFLIRLGIDAKRLRFRQHLKNEMAHYAADCWDAEVLLSFGWIEITGIADRGCWDLSRHAEFSGTELTHFKKFDEPKEMEVVRVKAKHKALGPRFKDKAKAIAEMMESKGPSDIKGGKLTLRVGGEDIILGDEFFEVVKVTEKVSGERVVPHVIEPSHGLDRIFYSVLEHSYAYDKKEDYTVLRLAPEVAPIKVGVFPLMEKDGLDDLAKQIYEKIHSPTMEAYYDGSGTIGKRYARMDEVGTPWCITVDYEALSGPSKGTVTIRDRDTTEQKRIPVRSVPNTLKALLSGKSFKDI; encoded by the coding sequence ATGAATAACGAGGTCAACAGCAACGAGTTACTGTCCCTCTGCAAGCGCAGAGGGTTCATCTGGCCGTCCTTTGAGATATACGGCGGTGTGGCAGGCATGTTCGACTACGGGCCGCTCGGTTCCAATATGAGGAACAACATCGTCGAAGTGTGGAGAGACATATACAGAGGAAGAGAGGGGTTCATCGAGATCGATTCCGAAACGGTCAACCCCAGAGAGGTGTTCAAGGCATCCGGACACGTCGATGAATTCTCCGATCTGATCACATACTGTACAAAATGCCAGTCGGCTTTCAGGGCAGACCACCTTGTAAAAGAATTCTTTGACAATCCCGATGTATTGTCACCAAAGGAGCTTGACGATGCCTTTGTGAAACATGACATCAAATGTCTTGAGTGTAAAGGAAAGCTCGGACCGGTGGAAGAATTCAATCTCATGTTCAAGACGACCATAGGCCCCGGTTCATCAAGGGTCGGATATCTCAGGCCCGAGACCGCCCAGGGCATATTCGTCAATTATCTCAACTTATACAGATACAACAGGGAGAAGCTCCCGCTAGGGGTCATACAGACCGGAAGAGGCTATAGGAACGAGATCGCACCCAGGCAGGGAATGATAAGGATGAGGGAGTTCAACATGATGGAGGTCGAACTCTTCGTCGATCCTACAGACAAAGGATGGAGCAGATTCCCCGAAATAGAGAATGACATGATCACGCTGGTCCCCAACACAGGCACAGAGACCGTGACCATGACGGTCGGAGAAGCAGTCGAAAAAGGAATAATCGCCAATAAGGTTCTGGCTTATTTCGTTTATACGACGCAGCAGTTCCTGATCAGGCTCGGAATAGATGCGAAGAGGCTGAGATTCAGACAGCACCTTAAAAACGAGATGGCCCACTATGCGGCAGACTGCTGGGACGCGGAAGTTCTCCTCTCGTTCGGATGGATAGAGATAACAGGCATAGCGGACAGAGGCTGCTGGGACCTTTCCAGGCACGCTGAGTTCTCCGGTACGGAACTCACTCATTTCAAAAAGTTCGATGAACCGAAGGAAATGGAGGTCGTCAGGGTCAAAGCAAAGCACAAGGCCCTCGGCCCAAGATTCAAGGACAAGGCAAAGGCCATCGCGGAAATGATGGAATCAAAAGGCCCGTCCGATATAAAGGGAGGAAAGCTCACTCTCAGGGTCGGCGGCGAGGACATAATACTCGGTGACGAGTTCTTCGAGGTTGTAAAGGTGACCGAGAAGGTGTCGGGAGAAAGGGTCGTACCTCATGTGATCGAACCGTCCCACGGGCTGGACAGGATATTCTACTCTGTGCTCGAGCACTCATATGCGTATGATAAGAAAGAGGATTACACCGTCCTCAGGCTCGCACCTGAAGTGGCCCCGATAAAGGTCGGCGTATTTCCGCTCATGGAAAAGGACGGATTGGACGATCTTGCGAAGCAGATATACGAAAAGATCCACTCGCCAACCATGGAAGCATACTATGACGGTTCCGGGACCATAGGAAAAAGATATGCGAGAATGGATGAGGTCGGTACGCCGTGGTGCATCACCGTCGATTATGAGGCTCTGAGCGGCCCTTCAAAAGGCACCGTTACGATAAGGGACAGGGACACGACGGAGCAGAAGAGGATACCTGTAAGATCTGTGCCCAACACCCTAAAAGCCTTGCTTTCAGGTAAATCCTTCAAAGATATCTGA
- a CDS encoding CBS domain-containing protein, which translates to MKTVADIMIAAPIVVEVPGSRSDAINMMVRNKLTGLPVVRASDGKLMGIVSRRDIFRKFDEDQLSLIMKKDCITITPNESIVEAARIFAQKRIHRLPVIEDGKLVGIVTPTDLLIEIGEMRTSMTAEDAIRTKCVTAYEGEPLAYTVVAMRISDVSAVPVLDIKGKLVGILTDRDLFSDQTADAEAMARLGVKDTELAGYRNVLPLFYAMIDKQIPNETTVSHYMVKSPKAVFKKTPLNDVARIMTENDFGQLPVYGTKDELIGMIYDVDVLCALTGNINE; encoded by the coding sequence ATGAAAACAGTGGCGGACATAATGATCGCGGCACCAATAGTGGTCGAGGTACCGGGAAGTCGCAGCGATGCGATAAACATGATGGTCAGGAACAAGCTGACCGGACTCCCAGTGGTGCGCGCATCAGATGGCAAACTTATGGGTATCGTTTCCAGAAGGGATATTTTCAGGAAATTCGATGAAGATCAGTTATCTCTGATAATGAAGAAGGACTGCATCACGATAACTCCGAACGAAAGCATCGTCGAAGCGGCAAGGATATTCGCCCAAAAAAGAATACACAGACTCCCCGTCATCGAGGACGGAAAGCTTGTAGGGATCGTTACGCCGACAGATCTTTTAATAGAGATCGGCGAGATGAGGACCTCCATGACCGCAGAAGATGCGATCAGAACGAAATGTGTGACCGCATACGAGGGCGAACCTCTCGCATATACTGTGGTGGCAATGAGGATAAGCGATGTTTCCGCCGTCCCTGTCCTGGATATAAAGGGAAAACTTGTCGGGATACTGACGGACCGTGACCTCTTCAGCGACCAGACCGCAGACGCTGAGGCTATGGCGCGCTTGGGAGTAAAAGACACAGAACTCGCAGGCTATAGGAATGTCCTGCCGCTGTTCTATGCAATGATCGACAAACAGATCCCCAACGAGACCACTGTAAGCCACTACATGGTCAAATCTCCGAAGGCCGTCTTTAAGAAGACCCCACTGAATGACGTTGCCCGAATAATGACGGAAAACGACTTCGGACAGCTCCCCGTCTATGGGACCAAGGATGAGCTGATCGGAATGATCTACGATGTCGATGTTCTATGCGCACTAACAGGTAATATCAATGAATAA
- a CDS encoding universal stress protein, whose translation MNFKKILLPTDGSEFTKYAVEKAIELAALTGGRITALYVLDRSVYTSSPMDTALVNIYETLEKEGRYATGYVKEKADAAGVEIEEKLIEGIPPKVILQEAESGGYDLIVMGTLGRTGISKLLMGSVAEKIIQNAKCPVMVAKAHVDVSE comes from the coding sequence ATGAACTTCAAAAAGATACTTTTACCCACGGACGGTAGCGAATTCACGAAATATGCAGTGGAGAAAGCAATAGAGCTGGCGGCTTTGACAGGGGGAAGGATCACGGCATTGTATGTTCTTGACAGATCTGTTTACACAAGTTCGCCGATGGACACCGCGCTGGTCAATATTTACGAGACGCTTGAGAAAGAAGGCAGGTACGCAACCGGCTACGTTAAAGAAAAAGCCGATGCGGCAGGTGTAGAGATAGAGGAAAAATTGATCGAGGGGATACCGCCGAAGGTGATCCTTCAGGAAGCCGAGAGCGGGGGATACGACCTGATAGTCATGGGCACTCTCGGAAGGACAGGAATATCTAAACTCCTAATGGGAAGTGTTGCGGAGAAGATAATCCAAAACGCAAAATGTCCTGTGATGGTGGCCAAAGCGCACGTCGATGTAAGCGAATAA
- a CDS encoding amidohydrolase family protein, with protein MDVLGSSVLTEDGIIDGYVCIEEGVVASIEEGVPPQRPVAAGLVVPPLVNAHTHCADAGLKIPQGLTIEELVTPPNGLKHMYLRALGENDLIKNMTGYAETSRSNGIGTFIDFREGGEKGCIALRKACPEAVILGRPLSKEYDQKEVSRILKVADGIGLSSISDVDHAYIEKVADQTREQRKIFSIHASERVREDIDFILSLDPAFVVHMVEATDSDLLKCAEAEVPIVVCVRSNRYFKKTPPLKRMSECGVDIAMGTDNAMLCSPDMRAEANAFKEVLLSQGGSAEDILSQMITNGRKILYPNNKIHVSAGMTAELTVFPLAGPHDGILSSRDPVFRYKPKKRR; from the coding sequence ATGGATGTATTGGGCAGCTCTGTTCTCACAGAAGACGGCATTATCGACGGATACGTCTGCATAGAGGAAGGGGTCGTGGCTTCCATCGAGGAAGGAGTCCCCCCTCAAAGACCGGTCGCAGCCGGCCTGGTGGTGCCTCCGCTTGTTAATGCACATACACATTGTGCGGACGCCGGTCTGAAGATACCGCAGGGACTGACGATAGAAGAGCTGGTCACCCCCCCGAACGGTCTTAAGCATATGTACCTGAGGGCCCTTGGGGAGAATGACCTCATTAAGAACATGACAGGCTATGCGGAAACATCCCGCAGCAATGGGATAGGAACTTTCATTGATTTCAGAGAAGGCGGCGAAAAAGGATGCATAGCCTTGAGAAAGGCCTGCCCGGAAGCGGTAATACTGGGAAGGCCGCTGAGCAAGGAATATGACCAAAAGGAAGTATCCCGTATCCTGAAGGTCGCAGACGGAATAGGCCTATCAAGCATCTCCGATGTGGATCACGCATATATCGAGAAGGTTGCCGACCAGACAAGAGAACAAAGGAAGATATTCTCGATACACGCCAGCGAAAGGGTGAGGGAGGACATCGACTTCATCCTCTCCCTGGATCCCGCGTTCGTTGTGCATATGGTGGAGGCGACCGACTCAGACCTCCTGAAATGCGCCGAGGCGGAGGTCCCGATAGTGGTTTGCGTCAGATCCAATCGGTATTTTAAAAAGACTCCCCCGCTTAAAAGGATGTCTGAATGTGGCGTCGATATCGCAATGGGCACCGATAACGCCATGCTTTGCAGCCCGGACATGCGGGCCGAGGCAAATGCATTCAAGGAGGTCCTTCTTTCTCAGGGGGGTTCGGCAGAGGATATTTTGAGCCAAATGATAACGAACGGAAGAAAGATATTATATCCGAATAATAAAATCCACGTATCCGCTGGAATGACGGCAGAACTGACTGTGTTCCCCCTCGCCGGACCCCACGACGGGATCCTCTCGAGCAGAGATCCGGTGTTCAGGTATAAACCAAAAAAGAGGAGATGA
- a CDS encoding DUF362 domain-containing protein, translated as MPPKVNAAECVACGSCADVCPQDAITIDDIAVIDASKCVDCGACVDECPPGAITE; from the coding sequence ATGCCACCAAAAGTAAATGCAGCAGAATGTGTAGCGTGCGGATCATGCGCAGATGTTTGCCCCCAGGATGCAATAACAATTGATGATATAGCTGTTATCGATGCAAGCAAATGTGTCGACTGCGGTGCATGCGTCGACGAGTGTCCTCCGGGCGCAATAACAGAATGA
- a CDS encoding NAD(P)/FAD-dependent oxidoreductase produces the protein MSYDLIIIGAGPGGLTAGIYARSKMMDTLIIEAGRVGGQLTSLYPEKGIRNYPGFETVQARKLSDRLYAQTESLGCDIREMEKVKEINNGEKELVLVTTKNTYHTKSVIIAIGMGSFHPKKMGCKGEAELTGKGVSYVLPVKEELVGKKVVLFGGGNSAIEMALIADSVTDTAIVHRRAEFRADESNVYDLNHSNIKTIMNTNVVSFNGTDELESITLDQAGKVFDIPADLAVINIGIDSDLTDLKNWGIDLTSEGLVKVTFDMLTNRHGIFACGDVVDYPGKYKQIITACGEAATAVISAYKFVKKPYWA, from the coding sequence ATGAGCTACGATCTAATCATTATCGGCGCCGGCCCCGGTGGATTGACCGCAGGAATCTACGCCCGGTCGAAGATGATGGACACCCTGATAATCGAGGCTGGACGCGTCGGCGGCCAGCTTACAAGTCTGTACCCGGAGAAAGGGATAAGGAATTATCCCGGATTCGAGACGGTTCAGGCTAGGAAATTATCTGACAGATTGTATGCTCAGACCGAATCCCTCGGTTGCGACATACGCGAGATGGAAAAGGTCAAAGAGATAAACAATGGCGAAAAGGAGCTGGTCTTAGTAACGACCAAGAATACCTATCACACAAAGTCGGTCATCATCGCAATAGGCATGGGAAGCTTCCATCCGAAAAAGATGGGCTGCAAGGGCGAGGCGGAACTAACAGGCAAGGGCGTATCTTACGTCTTGCCCGTAAAGGAAGAGCTCGTCGGAAAGAAGGTCGTATTGTTCGGCGGCGGCAACAGCGCAATAGAGATGGCGCTGATCGCAGATTCCGTGACAGATACTGCGATAGTACACAGAAGGGCCGAGTTCAGAGCCGACGAATCGAACGTTTATGATTTGAACCACAGCAACATAAAGACCATAATGAACACAAATGTTGTGTCATTCAACGGCACAGATGAGCTGGAGAGCATAACTCTGGATCAGGCAGGGAAGGTCTTTGATATTCCTGCCGACCTTGCCGTCATCAACATCGGGATAGATTCCGACCTAACGGATCTTAAGAATTGGGGGATAGACCTTACTTCTGAAGGATTGGTCAAGGTAACATTTGATATGCTTACCAACCGCCACGGGATATTCGCCTGCGGGGACGTAGTTGATTATCCCGGAAAGTACAAACAGATAATTACTGCCTGCGGAGAAGCTGCCACCGCAGTGATCAGCGCATACAAATTTGTGAAGAAGCCGTACTGGGCTTAA
- a CDS encoding PAS domain-containing protein, which yields MLYRNVHPIMGVNEISAESLLNLILDKVDDMIIINDRDRAIIWMNRAAQRGLCVDIENVVGMKCYKLFGATCCCDNCVANHTLGGPHRCGCKFKCTNKTGEFICEPVPYYKDGKLKVVVQHIRPINKNE from the coding sequence ATGCTGTACCGCAATGTGCATCCCATCATGGGCGTCAATGAAATTTCCGCAGAAAGTCTTCTGAATTTGATATTGGACAAAGTAGATGACATGATAATCATCAACGATCGGGACAGGGCAATAATATGGATGAACCGCGCCGCCCAGCGCGGCCTCTGTGTTGATATCGAAAATGTCGTGGGAATGAAATGCTATAAGCTTTTCGGAGCGACCTGCTGCTGCGACAACTGTGTAGCCAACCATACTCTGGGAGGCCCTCATCGCTGCGGATGTAAATTCAAGTGCACGAATAAGACGGGCGAGTTCATATGCGAACCTGTTCCATACTACAAGGACGGAAAGCTGAAAGTGGTCGTTCAACACATTCGCCCAATCAACAAAAACGAATAA
- a CDS encoding pyridoxamine 5'-phosphate oxidase family protein, producing MANIPSNVLEVLKAKGTTKVLVTASKDAKPHAIVAGSIVSPAADTMVVGEILMKTSAKNLKENAKAAFLISAGKDAYNIDCTAKARLDSGPELDAMNKELAAMKLKAAAVWVFKVDAVFEQGASPKAGTKIA from the coding sequence GTGGCAAACATTCCAAGCAATGTACTTGAAGTACTCAAAGCCAAAGGAACAACCAAGGTCCTCGTTACAGCATCTAAAGACGCCAAACCGCATGCGATCGTTGCCGGCAGCATAGTTTCTCCGGCGGCGGACACAATGGTGGTCGGGGAGATCCTGATGAAAACGTCGGCAAAGAATCTTAAAGAGAACGCCAAAGCAGCATTCCTGATCTCAGCCGGAAAGGATGCATATAATATCGATTGCACAGCAAAGGCTCGCCTTGACAGCGGCCCGGAGCTTGATGCTATGAACAAAGAGCTCGCGGCAATGAAACTCAAAGCGGCAGCTGTTTGGGTCTTCAAAGTCGACGCTGTCTTCGAGCAGGGTGCGTCCCCGAAAGCGGGAACAAAGATAGCCTAA
- a CDS encoding CxxC-x17-CxxC domain-containing protein: MAYGNSGGGYRGGGDRRDQPKEYFKTKCSDCSAECEVPFKPTQGRPVYCRDCFKKHQPEGGRSNDRRRF, encoded by the coding sequence ATGGCCTACGGAAACAGTGGCGGCGGATACAGGGGCGGCGGAGACCGCAGGGATCAGCCCAAGGAATATTTCAAAACAAAATGCTCGGATTGCAGCGCCGAGTGCGAAGTACCGTTCAAACCCACACAGGGAAGACCGGTCTACTGCAGGGATTGCTTCAAGAAACACCAGCCGGAAGGCGGAAGAAGCAACGACAGAAGGAGATTCTAA
- a CDS encoding YdbC family protein: protein MPVEFKYEIVEKIAVLSESSKGWTKELNLISWNDRDPKYDIREWSPDGEKMGKGITLSDEEVAILKSALKDRDI, encoded by the coding sequence ATGCCGGTAGAGTTCAAATATGAGATTGTAGAGAAGATAGCGGTCCTCTCGGAATCGTCCAAAGGCTGGACGAAAGAACTGAATCTGATCAGTTGGAACGACAGGGATCCGAAGTATGATATCAGAGAATGGTCCCCCGACGGAGAGAAGATGGGGAAAGGAATAACCCTCTCCGATGAAGAAGTAGCGATATTAAAAAGCGCCCTGAAAGACAGAGATATCTGA